TTTTATAAACTGTATGACTACCGTAACGATACTCCATAACACAACACCCCCTCTGTGCTTAGTTACAGTATCGCAGATAAATCTGACCGCCTAAAGGCGGTGGTTTCAACCTTTATTAGGGACGAATCTGAAAGAGTTTTCCCACGTCGATGAAGCGGAGTGGCAGTGGGCTGACTTGCACCAAGGGCTGGACAGCACACTCAATATTGTACACAACGAGATTAAATATAAAGCCGAAATTAACAAAGAGTATGGTGATCTGCCACAAGTCGAGTGTCTCGCCTCGCAACTCAACCAGGTCTTTATGAATCTGCTGGTCAACGCCGCTCATGCGATCGAAAAACAGGGAACCATTACACTACGCACCGGCTGCGATGAGAACGAAGTGTGGGTGCAAATCAGTGACACTGGCAAGGGCATCCCCGAAAAAAATCTTAAACGCATCTTCGAACCTTTTTATACCACCAAACCCGTAGGAATCGGTACTGGGCTGGGTTTATCACTCTCCTACAGCATCATCAAAAAACATCACGGCCATATTGATGTCGTCAGTGAGGAAGGCAAAGGGACTCACTTTACTATTCATCTACCGATACAACACCCAGATAAAATAACAGAGGCCAACAAACAATGAATAAACAAGCAACACTACTGTTTGTTGACGACGAATCAAACATTCTATCTTCACTGAAACGCCTCTTTCGCCCACTGGGTTATCAAATTCACACCGCGACCAGTGGCGCAGAGGGGCTTGATCTACTCGCGCGGCAACCGGTCGATCTGATTGTTTCAGACATGCGTATGCCCGAAATGGACGGCGCTGAGTTTCTCGAAAAAGCGGCACAGCGGTGGCCTGATACGGTACGCATTCTACTGACGGGTTATTCCGACATCGGCTCCACGATTGCTGCGGTGAACAATGGCCACATCTACCGCTACGTCAGCAAACCGTGGGAGGAGCACGAACTCACTCTGGCGGTACAACAAGCCCTCAAACTTAAACACCTGGAAGATGAGAAGGCAAGGCTGGAAACACTTACCCATAGTCAAAATGAAGAGTTAACAGAACTCAATGCCACATTGGAAGAACGCGTGGTTGCTCGTACCGAAGAGGTACGTCAGACCATGGCTTTTCTCGAAGAGGCGCACAATTCACTCAAAAATCAATACACCACATCCGTCAAAATATTTGCCAACCTTATTGAGCTGCGCGAAAACACAACGCTGGAATCGGCAGGCCACAGTCGCCGCGTGGCCGAGCAAGCGAGGCAACTGGGCATATCCATGAAGTTGCCAGAAGATGAGCTGCAAGATCTGTTTTTCGCCGCCCTGCTCCATGATGTCGGAAAAATCGCCTTACCTGATGCTCTGCTTAAACGCCCTTACAATGAGATGAGCAGCGATGAGCGTAAAGAGTTTGAAAAGCATCCCGCGCTCGGTCAGGCTGCATTGATTGCTCTGGAACCATTGCACAACGCAGCGGATCTCATTCGTGCCCACCACGAACAGATCAATGGCAGCGGTTACCCCGACCAACTGCGTGGTGAGCAGATTCCATTGGGAGCGCGTATTCTGTCGATTGTTGATGATTACAATGCGCTGCTCACTGGTAATTTAACAGGGCATCGCCACGATCCTTTGGAAGCTTGTGAATTTTTGTTTAAAGAACGCAACCGTCGATATGATTCAGAAATTGTCGATCGCTTCATACAACTATTGGAAAAAGAGAAGCCTGAAACCTCAAGCGAGCGCTGCTTAAAGTCGAATACGCTGCAAGACAATATGATACTCACGCGCGATTTAGTCGATCACAACGGCGTTCTCTTACTCTCCAAAGGTCACCGTCTAAACGACAAACTGATCAACTGGAAAAAACATTGGGCTATGACCTTCTGTTCTACGTACACCTTGCTCCAGTAATAGAGTCATCCGGAGGCCAAATATGCAATATTCAATCTTAGTTGTTGACGATGAAGAAAATGTTCTAAAAGCACTTAAACGAGAATTAGAGAGTGCCAAGCAATACAATGTCACGGCACTCAAATCACCTGAAATCGCATTAATGAAAGCCAAGAGCATTAATTATGACATCGTCATAAGTGACTACAAAATGCCCAGGATGCACGGCTTAACTTTCATCAAACGCTTTATGCAACTGCAACCTGATGCGGCTGCTATCGTCATCACCGGCGATGCTAAAGGTGCAGTGCGCCACAGCAGATTCAATGACGATGAAATTCCTTTTCTGCTGCAAAAACCATGGCAACAATCAGAGCTGTTAGATATGATAGAGCAAGCCATTGAAGCAAAAATACTTCGTGTTCTATGAATT
The sequence above is drawn from the Gammaproteobacteria bacterium genome and encodes:
- a CDS encoding response regulator, translating into MQYSILVVDDEENVLKALKRELESAKQYNVTALKSPEIALMKAKSINYDIVISDYKMPRMHGLTFIKRFMQLQPDAAAIVITGDAKGAVRHSRFNDDEIPFLLQKPWQQSELLDMIEQAIEAKILRVL
- a CDS encoding response regulator, encoding MNKQATLLFVDDESNILSSLKRLFRPLGYQIHTATSGAEGLDLLARQPVDLIVSDMRMPEMDGAEFLEKAAQRWPDTVRILLTGYSDIGSTIAAVNNGHIYRYVSKPWEEHELTLAVQQALKLKHLEDEKARLETLTHSQNEELTELNATLEERVVARTEEVRQTMAFLEEAHNSLKNQYTTSVKIFANLIELRENTTLESAGHSRRVAEQARQLGISMKLPEDELQDLFFAALLHDVGKIALPDALLKRPYNEMSSDERKEFEKHPALGQAALIALEPLHNAADLIRAHHEQINGSGYPDQLRGEQIPLGARILSIVDDYNALLTGNLTGHRHDPLEACEFLFKERNRRYDSEIVDRFIQLLEKEKPETSSERCLKSNTLQDNMILTRDLVDHNGVLLLSKGHRLNDKLINWKKHWAMTFCSTYTLLQ